One part of the Pirellulales bacterium genome encodes these proteins:
- a CDS encoding M28 family peptidase, with protein MNSPMIERFGWLKWRHWTLVLACWASLSGRFGAIAADIPEAPPATKAEAAVASTEQSSVEDLAAEARLRASVQKLAADEWEGRGPGTKGLDLAAEYIAEEFRNLGLKTDLVNGTPFQEFSITAKVERGPADKNQLKIVFSPAMADSPAEANTKSVEPRVWELDVDFRPLSLGGSAEWNFPLVFAGYGISSKEDNYDDYEGLDVTGKAVILLRHEPRQSDPHSPFAGTADSPQAALSRKVSNAYQHGAAAVVFVTDEVEIRTRTAENRKHWEATFEKLQTAMREFAALSPDDPALADKSKEIQRLTTAFQAAGEQFVANRDPLIPFERGDVSDARKMPVIHATREVVNLLLARTGQKSLAELEAAIDQDLRPRSFPLSGATILGETNVQRVDATLRNVIGVLEGTGPHAEETLIIGAHYDHLGRGDAGTLDPGSRDVHNGADDNASGTAALLEVARRFAGKKLSRRVVFIAFSGEERGLLGSAHYVQHPLFPLENTIAMLNMDMVGRLQNEQLIIYGFDTAKEFDELLERVNQAYKLNIKREPGGFGPSDHASFYAKKIPVLHFFTGLHADYHRPGDDVEKINFPGMRRVLQFLGDTAVGIVDAKERPFFTLATKESFHGHGDPNAAPAPKGARPYFGSIPDLSYNGEGYALQGVAEQGPAAKGGIMGGDVIIAVGENKIGNLADFDSALRKYKSGESVEITVKRGEEEKKFQVTLEPPRS; from the coding sequence ATGAATTCACCGATGATTGAGCGTTTTGGCTGGTTGAAATGGCGTCATTGGACTTTGGTGCTGGCCTGCTGGGCATCACTGTCGGGGCGATTTGGGGCTATCGCCGCGGATATCCCGGAAGCACCCCCCGCGACAAAAGCGGAGGCTGCCGTAGCTAGCACAGAGCAGTCATCCGTGGAAGATCTTGCCGCCGAGGCCCGGCTTCGCGCATCCGTGCAAAAATTGGCCGCCGACGAGTGGGAAGGACGTGGGCCGGGGACTAAGGGCCTGGATCTAGCGGCGGAGTATATCGCCGAGGAATTTCGCAACTTGGGTCTTAAAACCGACCTTGTAAATGGGACGCCATTTCAGGAATTTTCGATCACCGCCAAAGTGGAACGAGGCCCGGCCGATAAAAACCAGCTCAAAATCGTGTTTTCTCCCGCCATGGCGGATTCGCCCGCCGAAGCGAATACCAAAAGCGTAGAACCACGTGTCTGGGAGCTGGACGTCGATTTTAGACCCCTTAGTTTAGGCGGTTCGGCCGAGTGGAATTTTCCATTAGTTTTTGCCGGGTATGGCATCTCCAGCAAGGAGGACAACTATGACGATTACGAAGGGCTGGATGTCACGGGCAAAGCCGTGATATTGCTTCGGCATGAACCGCGCCAAAGCGACCCCCACAGTCCTTTTGCCGGGACCGCGGATTCTCCGCAGGCCGCGTTATCTCGAAAAGTCAGCAATGCCTACCAACATGGAGCGGCGGCGGTGGTCTTTGTCACCGACGAGGTGGAAATTCGCACCCGTACCGCCGAAAACCGCAAGCATTGGGAAGCAACATTTGAAAAATTGCAAACCGCCATGCGGGAATTTGCGGCGCTCTCTCCCGATGATCCCGCCCTCGCTGATAAATCGAAAGAAATCCAACGATTGACGACAGCCTTTCAAGCGGCGGGAGAGCAATTTGTGGCTAATCGCGATCCGCTGATTCCCTTTGAACGAGGGGATGTCAGCGACGCCCGCAAAATGCCGGTGATTCATGCCACCCGCGAAGTGGTGAATCTGCTGCTGGCCCGCACGGGCCAAAAGTCTTTGGCAGAGCTGGAAGCCGCGATCGATCAGGATCTGCGTCCGCGCTCTTTTCCGCTTTCCGGAGCGACCATCTTGGGTGAGACAAATGTGCAACGGGTGGACGCCACGCTGCGAAATGTCATCGGCGTGCTCGAAGGAACAGGCCCCCACGCCGAAGAGACCTTAATCATCGGCGCCCATTATGACCATTTGGGACGGGGAGACGCGGGGACATTGGATCCTGGGTCACGGGATGTCCACAACGGCGCGGATGACAATGCTTCTGGAACAGCGGCGCTCTTGGAAGTCGCCCGGCGCTTTGCAGGAAAAAAACTATCTCGCCGGGTGGTTTTTATCGCCTTTTCCGGCGAGGAACGGGGGTTACTGGGAAGTGCCCACTACGTGCAACATCCCCTCTTTCCCCTGGAAAACACGATCGCCATGCTCAACATGGACATGGTCGGAAGGCTGCAAAACGAACAACTCATCATCTACGGCTTTGACACCGCCAAGGAATTTGATGAATTGCTGGAACGCGTCAACCAAGCTTACAAATTGAATATCAAACGCGAGCCGGGGGGCTTTGGGCCGAGTGATCATGCCAGTTTTTACGCCAAAAAAATCCCCGTCCTCCATTTTTTTACGGGATTGCACGCTGATTACCATCGTCCCGGGGATGATGTGGAAAAAATCAATTTCCCGGGAATGCGACGCGTGCTGCAATTTCTGGGTGATACCGCCGTCGGTATCGTAGACGCCAAGGAACGCCCGTTCTTTACGCTGGCCACTAAGGAGAGCTTTCATGGACATGGGGACCCCAACGCCGCCCCCGCTCCAAAAGGAGCTAGGCCTTATTTTGGCAGCATTCCCGATCTTTCTTACAATGGAGAGGGGTATGCCCTGCAAGGAGTGGCGGAGCAAGGCCCCGCCGCCAAAGGGGGAATCATGGGTGGAGACGTCATTATCGCCGTGGGCGAGAATAAAATCGGCAATTTAGCCGATTTTGACAGTGCTTTACGCAAATATAAGAGTGGTGAAAGCGTGGAAATAACCGTGAAGCGCGGGGAAGAGGAAAAGAAGTTTCAAGTAACGCTGGAGCCGCCGCGGTCCTAA
- a CDS encoding glycosyltransferase, with product MSPKILVLSAAVGAGHLRAAEAVELALRQIAPAAEVRNVDLLTMTNAMFRRVYGTAYLDMVNKLPHVLGYFYDYMDQAPSPQHKTDRLRKMVQRLNLGTFLKFLRSQPWSAVVSTHFLPAELIAGLKEQGEFSPPQLTVTTDFETHRLWVNQPCEHYFTATQQGAIYLQHWGVPAETIQVTGIPIHPKFCEPLDRTECQKKHQILGNRPVILQLAGGFGVGPILQIYQAILRVETPVELIVVTGKNQELYEQLQADHDIGPHRVHILGYTTEMHELMCSADLVVTKPGGLTSSEALASGLGMVIVNPIPGQESRNSDYLLEQGAAIKANNMATLTYKLQELVQCPARMQKLQCQARQIAQPHAAFTVAEKVLEFAMLHEAQSLPTTAAH from the coding sequence ATGTCACCAAAAATTTTAGTTCTTTCCGCCGCGGTGGGGGCGGGGCATTTACGCGCGGCGGAAGCGGTGGAATTAGCGCTCCGGCAAATTGCCCCGGCCGCGGAGGTGCGCAATGTGGACTTGTTGACCATGACAAACGCCATGTTTCGCCGCGTCTATGGAACGGCGTACCTGGATATGGTCAACAAGCTTCCCCATGTGCTGGGATATTTTTATGATTACATGGATCAAGCCCCCTCTCCGCAGCACAAAACCGATCGCCTGCGGAAGATGGTGCAACGGCTAAATTTGGGGACGTTTCTCAAATTTTTGCGTAGTCAGCCCTGGTCCGCCGTGGTTAGCACGCATTTTTTACCCGCGGAGTTGATTGCGGGACTGAAGGAACAGGGGGAATTTTCTCCGCCGCAATTGACCGTCACGACTGATTTTGAAACGCACCGCCTGTGGGTCAACCAACCGTGCGAACATTACTTTACGGCCACACAACAAGGGGCGATCTATTTACAACACTGGGGCGTACCCGCCGAGACGATCCAAGTCACGGGAATTCCCATCCACCCCAAATTTTGCGAGCCGCTGGATCGAACCGAGTGCCAAAAAAAGCACCAGATCCTGGGGAATCGGCCGGTGATATTGCAACTTGCGGGGGGCTTTGGCGTGGGGCCGATCTTGCAGATTTATCAAGCGATCCTGCGGGTGGAAACGCCCGTGGAACTGATCGTGGTCACCGGCAAGAACCAGGAACTGTATGAGCAGCTTCAGGCCGATCATGATATCGGTCCGCATCGCGTGCATATCCTGGGCTACACGACTGAAATGCACGAACTAATGTGCTCGGCGGATCTGGTCGTGACCAAGCCAGGAGGACTAACCTCTTCCGAAGCCCTGGCCAGCGGACTGGGTATGGTGATCGTCAATCCCATACCCGGTCAAGAAAGCCGCAACAGCGATTACCTTTTAGAACAAGGGGCGGCGATCAAGGCCAACAACATGGCTACGCTGACCTACAAGCTGCAAGAATTGGTCCAATGTCCCGCCCGCATGCAAAAGCTGCAATGCCAAGCCCGCCAAATCGCCCAACCCCATGCGGCCTTTACCGTGGCGGAAAAAGTGTTGGAGTTTGCGATGCTGCATGAGGCCCAAAGCTTACCAACGACAGCGGCACATTAG
- a CDS encoding sigma-70 family RNA polymerase sigma factor, translated as MVAAHKLSQTSPAVRARQKPLAARDASLSLHTPKQRLTGNKPTDVALELNALRHRAAALKELEIDYIASEDFSNRKLQAVMLRDYDSVGSVSAEVVKSLNGNSVPLFVAKLYETELLDKAEESHLFRQMNYLRHCAKKLQKKLKPTTPDLRLIEQIQRYLQAADHVKGRIIQANMRLVVSIAKKFVDQHNSLEELVSDGNLSLIKAVEKFNYSLGNRFSTYATYAIQRNFYRTVQRSRKQHARFISDEDSLAGLSQALDTPQASERQLRDLHQSFERLLPRLNPREQLIIRKRFGFDQGEEQTFKDLGDELGVCKERIRQIQARAMEKLRKFVDEERLMQRYEDDIYCQV; from the coding sequence ATGGTCGCCGCTCACAAACTGTCGCAAACGTCCCCAGCGGTCCGTGCCCGACAAAAACCCCTGGCTGCACGGGACGCTTCTTTGTCGTTGCATACACCCAAACAGCGCTTAACGGGGAATAAACCGACGGATGTGGCCCTGGAATTGAACGCCTTGCGCCACCGCGCCGCCGCGCTCAAGGAATTAGAGATTGACTACATCGCCAGCGAGGATTTTTCCAATCGCAAGCTGCAAGCGGTCATGTTACGCGACTATGACTCCGTGGGATCGGTCTCCGCCGAGGTGGTAAAAAGCCTCAACGGCAACTCCGTTCCTTTGTTTGTGGCAAAGCTGTACGAAACAGAATTGTTGGACAAGGCTGAAGAGTCGCACTTGTTCCGCCAAATGAACTATTTGCGCCACTGTGCCAAGAAATTGCAAAAAAAACTAAAACCGACCACCCCTGATCTGCGCTTGATTGAGCAAATTCAGCGATATCTGCAAGCCGCCGACCATGTCAAAGGACGTATCATCCAGGCCAACATGCGGTTGGTGGTTTCCATTGCCAAGAAATTTGTCGATCAACACAATAGTTTGGAGGAATTGGTCAGCGATGGAAATCTGTCTTTGATAAAGGCGGTCGAAAAATTCAATTATTCGCTGGGAAATCGCTTTAGCACGTATGCGACTTACGCGATTCAGCGAAATTTTTACCGCACCGTCCAGCGTAGCCGCAAACAGCACGCGCGGTTTATCTCGGACGAAGACTCCCTGGCTGGATTGTCTCAAGCCCTAGACACCCCGCAAGCCAGTGAACGCCAATTGCGGGATCTTCACCAATCCTTTGAGCGACTGCTTCCCCGGCTAAATCCCCGCGAGCAGTTGATTATTCGCAAACGCTTTGGCTTTGACCAAGGTGAAGAACAAACTTTTAAGGATTTAGGGGATGAACTGGGCGTGTGCAAGGAACGAATCCGCCAAATCCAGGCTCGAGCCATGGAAAAACTGCGGAAATTTGTGGATGAAGAACGCCTCATGCAGCGCTACGAGGATGACATTTACTGCCAAGTCTGA
- a CDS encoding response regulator, whose amino-acid sequence MPPSSRILIVDASPDNRQVLRTALEKRGIEILEAARTRQGLALAQTARPDLVIWNLEDSPPNTAAVTDEVLRQTPASTELVFLGGVGRPVAHARSAFVPQPYHYPRLISTIEHMLSARRAA is encoded by the coding sequence ATGCCCCCATCCTCCCGAATTTTGATCGTGGATGCTTCGCCGGATAACCGGCAAGTCTTGCGGACGGCGTTGGAAAAGCGGGGGATCGAAATTTTGGAAGCCGCGCGGACCAGGCAAGGTTTGGCGCTTGCGCAAACCGCCCGGCCAGACCTGGTGATCTGGAACCTGGAAGATAGCCCTCCGAACACGGCGGCAGTCACCGATGAAGTGCTGCGGCAAACGCCCGCCAGCACGGAATTGGTCTTTTTAGGCGGGGTTGGGCGTCCCGTCGCGCATGCACGCAGCGCGTTTGTGCCGCAACCCTACCATTATCCTCGATTGATCTCTACAATCGAACACATGTTATCAGCCCGTCGCGCGGCATGA
- a CDS encoding ATP-binding protein, with the protein MPSLFVIQGRDQGSRFELGPPPQTFTLGRDPGNAVQLHDTEVSRRHAELLFTGDQMVLTDLGSSNGTYVNHQRIERQELASGDQIQIGRSVLLFTAGGDSFLRDAGQRVSIVEQNASREEPSRIVRTMAETEGSALFDLEIDPTQSNWLAQARSNLQIMYRTALAVSRTLDIDRLLDRIMQLIFEWVEADRGCVMLWDAASEKLVPHVRRDRRPRKKSVPPPSHALPGEPPAPPEDTLAISQTILDYVLQRKEGVITSDARDDARWDGAESIVSLGVREAICVPMLGRYGLQGVIYIDTHTPAAAALTQGRKFGEDHLKLMVAIGHQAALAVEDTNYYAAMVRSERLAAMGQTIALLSHHIKNILQGIRGGSYLIEMGLKEHDEPLISKGWGIVERNQKRISNMVLDMLTFSKEREPELAPAYLNRTVAEVIELMQVHAAEKQIQISWQPDTQLPQMVFDEEGLHRAVLNVLTNAIDAVEDRLAAAAEIVGQAGGNASTIDATPGRIVVRTLWLRDEQLARVCIQDNGTGIEPAKIGEIFQMFVSSKGGRGTGLGLSVSQKILQEHGGQIRVQSQLGSGTEFQLELPVQLPEEKASPTVQQ; encoded by the coding sequence GTGCCTTCGCTGTTCGTGATTCAAGGACGCGATCAAGGCTCTCGCTTTGAGTTAGGACCCCCTCCCCAGACATTCACCCTGGGACGGGATCCGGGGAACGCCGTGCAATTGCACGATACCGAAGTCTCCCGCCGCCATGCGGAGTTGCTCTTTACCGGCGATCAAATGGTGCTGACGGACCTGGGAAGCTCCAACGGCACTTATGTCAATCATCAGCGGATCGAGCGGCAAGAATTGGCCAGCGGTGACCAAATTCAAATCGGACGCTCGGTGCTGCTGTTTACCGCTGGCGGCGATTCGTTTTTGCGGGATGCGGGTCAGCGCGTCAGTATCGTGGAGCAAAATGCTTCCCGCGAAGAACCCTCCCGCATTGTGCGCACCATGGCCGAGACCGAGGGGAGCGCCCTTTTTGACCTGGAAATCGACCCCACCCAGTCCAATTGGCTCGCCCAGGCCCGCTCCAACCTGCAGATCATGTATCGCACGGCCCTGGCGGTAAGTCGGACGCTGGATATTGATCGGTTGCTGGACCGGATCATGCAGTTGATTTTTGAATGGGTAGAGGCTGACCGGGGCTGCGTCATGTTGTGGGATGCCGCCAGCGAAAAACTGGTGCCGCATGTGCGGCGCGATCGACGCCCGCGCAAAAAATCAGTGCCACCCCCTAGCCACGCGCTCCCGGGTGAACCCCCCGCTCCCCCGGAAGACACCCTGGCCATTAGCCAGACGATCCTCGATTATGTCTTACAACGCAAGGAAGGGGTTATCACCAGCGACGCCCGCGACGACGCCCGCTGGGACGGCGCGGAAAGCATTGTCAGCCTGGGCGTGCGAGAGGCGATTTGCGTCCCCATGCTGGGCAGATACGGGCTGCAGGGGGTCATTTATATCGATACCCATACGCCCGCCGCGGCGGCCCTGACCCAAGGGCGCAAATTTGGCGAGGATCACCTAAAGTTGATGGTGGCCATCGGGCATCAAGCGGCTCTAGCGGTCGAGGACACCAACTATTATGCCGCCATGGTCCGGTCCGAACGCTTGGCCGCCATGGGCCAGACGATCGCCCTGCTATCCCATCACATTAAAAATATTTTGCAGGGAATCCGCGGGGGGAGCTATTTGATTGAAATGGGTTTAAAGGAACATGATGAGCCGCTGATCAGCAAAGGCTGGGGGATTGTCGAGCGCAATCAAAAGAGGATCTCCAACATGGTCCTGGATATGCTGACTTTTAGTAAAGAGCGCGAGCCCGAATTAGCCCCCGCCTACCTCAATCGGACCGTGGCCGAAGTCATCGAACTGATGCAGGTCCATGCAGCGGAAAAACAGATCCAAATATCCTGGCAACCCGATACCCAATTGCCGCAAATGGTGTTTGACGAGGAAGGCCTGCACCGCGCGGTCCTGAATGTGCTAACCAACGCGATCGACGCCGTCGAGGACCGCCTGGCGGCCGCCGCCGAAATTGTCGGCCAGGCGGGAGGGAACGCCTCGACAATCGACGCGACCCCTGGCAGAATTGTGGTGCGGACGTTGTGGCTGCGCGACGAGCAACTTGCCCGGGTTTGCATTCAGGATAACGGCACGGGAATCGAACCCGCCAAAATCGGCGAAATTTTTCAAATGTTCGTCTCGTCCAAAGGGGGACGCGGAACCGGCCTGGGCCTGTCCGTCAGTCAAAAAATACTGCAGGAGCATGGAGGACAAATTCGCGTGCAAAGCCAATTGGGGAGCGGCACAGAGTTTCAGCTAGAGCTACCGGTCCAACTTCCCGAGGAAAAAGCCTCTCCGACCGTTCAACAATAA
- a CDS encoding aldo/keto reductase → MEMRPFGKSGIQVSGIGIGTWQIGGQWGPEFTDETALEILRAAADQGVTFIDTADIYGLGRSETVIGKFLRENRGNFFVATKLGRNPHPGWPHNFTPRVIREHTENSLLNLGVDCLDLTQLHCVPQEELESGVVFEALEDLKQAGKIRNYGASVESMEEALICLRYPGCASLQIIFNIFRQKPISTLFDQAQRQGVAIIVRLPLASGLLSGKMTKDRVFDENDHRNYNRDGQQFNVGETFAGLPYEAGVDLANQVAALVPPGMTMTQMALRWCLDFDAVTTVIPGARSPEQAIENSQAGHLPRLPSPLHDRLAALYHTEVEPLIRGKY, encoded by the coding sequence ATGGAAATGCGTCCCTTTGGCAAAAGCGGCATCCAGGTTTCGGGAATCGGGATCGGCACCTGGCAAATTGGAGGCCAATGGGGACCGGAGTTTACCGATGAAACGGCACTGGAGATTTTGCGCGCCGCCGCGGACCAGGGCGTAACCTTTATCGATACGGCCGATATTTATGGGCTAGGGCGCAGCGAAACCGTCATTGGTAAATTTCTGCGCGAAAATCGGGGCAACTTTTTTGTCGCGACCAAACTTGGCCGCAATCCCCATCCCGGTTGGCCGCACAACTTTACCCCCCGCGTCATTCGCGAACATACTGAAAATTCGCTATTGAATCTGGGGGTCGATTGCCTGGACCTGACCCAGTTGCATTGCGTTCCGCAGGAAGAGCTGGAATCGGGCGTGGTGTTTGAAGCGCTGGAGGATCTCAAACAAGCGGGCAAGATTCGCAATTACGGCGCCAGCGTGGAAAGCATGGAAGAAGCCCTCATTTGCCTGCGATATCCCGGTTGTGCCTCGCTGCAGATTATTTTTAACATCTTTCGCCAAAAACCGATTAGCACGCTTTTTGACCAGGCCCAACGACAGGGGGTCGCCATTATTGTCCGGTTGCCGCTGGCTAGCGGGCTGCTCTCGGGCAAGATGACCAAAGATCGCGTCTTTGACGAAAATGACCATCGCAATTACAACCGCGATGGACAGCAATTTAACGTGGGGGAGACCTTTGCCGGGCTCCCCTATGAGGCGGGCGTGGATCTAGCGAATCAAGTGGCGGCTCTGGTTCCTCCGGGCATGACCATGACACAAATGGCGTTACGGTGGTGTCTGGACTTTGACGCGGTAACCACCGTTATCCCCGGTGCCCGCAGCCCCGAACAAGCCATCGAAAATAGCCAGGCAGGCCATTTGCCGCGCTTGCCCAGTCCGCTGCATGATCGCCTGGCCGCGCTGTACCATACCGAGGTCGAGCCCCTCATCCGAGGCAAATACTAA
- a CDS encoding TatD family hydrolase — protein sequence MLIDTHAHLDHDPFDNDRQLVIERSLAAGVTEIVVVGTTLAGSQRAVKLASEQACLYATVGIHPNHAAEAAPADWEEICQLAAHPRCVALGETGLDRYWDDTPFAQQQDYFDRHIQLSQQTGLPLVIHTRESLAETLEMLTAARQRGPVSGVLHSYTGDYASALMAIELGLYISFAGMVTFKKNTALREVARQIPTERILVETDSPYLAPEPVRGKRNEPANTRYTAECLARERGTSLAEFAALTTENARRLFRLGVAKNR from the coding sequence ATGTTAATTGACACCCATGCCCATCTGGATCATGATCCGTTTGACAATGACCGGCAGTTGGTGATCGAGCGTAGTCTGGCCGCCGGCGTGACAGAAATCGTCGTGGTGGGAACGACGTTGGCTGGCAGTCAACGTGCGGTTAAGCTGGCTAGCGAGCAGGCGTGTCTGTATGCTACCGTGGGGATTCACCCCAACCACGCCGCTGAGGCCGCCCCCGCCGATTGGGAAGAAATTTGCCAACTGGCGGCGCACCCCCGTTGCGTCGCGCTGGGGGAGACAGGATTGGACCGATATTGGGATGATACGCCCTTCGCCCAGCAGCAGGATTATTTTGACCGGCATATCCAATTATCCCAACAAACCGGATTGCCGCTGGTGATCCATACCCGCGAATCCCTGGCCGAAACGCTAGAAATGCTAACCGCCGCCCGCCAGCGCGGCCCTGTGTCCGGCGTGCTGCATTCCTACACCGGCGATTATGCCAGCGCATTGATGGCAATTGAACTAGGTTTGTACATCAGCTTTGCGGGGATGGTGACTTTTAAAAAAAATACCGCTTTACGAGAGGTCGCCCGGCAAATTCCCACAGAACGAATTTTGGTGGAAACCGACTCGCCGTATCTTGCCCCCGAACCGGTCCGGGGCAAACGCAACGAACCAGCCAATACGCGGTACACGGCTGAGTGTCTGGCGCGGGAACGAGGGACCAGCCTGGCGGAATTTGCGGCATTAACCACGGAAAACGCGCGGCGGTTGTTTCGTCTGGGCGTTGCCAAAAACCGCTAA
- a CDS encoding App1 family protein, producing MLFRLFSRQIKPDEVVVFYPTYATWNDDAQAWKVAFHASVHEPRHPGFRRTALMSIMRRALRISAADARTELFQQRSQLFLVDHERGKEIEIRCGSLAIPLGRTAPNGHVVNSALLSGEQLTGCIPAPLTPDGPAIRWQHFTAILQEQDSRQFQGCWQSIPPRGISVISDIDDTIKISQVTDRRQLLANTFLHPFQAVPGMAEVYARWAARDVAFHYVSSSPWQLYPVLEEFRSERGFPQGSWHLRFFRLSDRSGWSFLRSPTKYKQELITAILRDFPQRRFLLVGDSSEQDPEIYGAVARKFPEQVEKIWIRNSPTAPRQAIPPVDPAMRFAAAFHGLPSEQWKIFHEAGELPKDLCAPAATVG from the coding sequence ATGCTTTTTCGGCTCTTTTCCCGGCAGATTAAACCTGACGAAGTCGTCGTTTTTTACCCGACTTACGCCACCTGGAACGATGACGCGCAAGCCTGGAAGGTCGCCTTTCATGCTTCTGTTCACGAACCGCGGCATCCCGGGTTTCGTCGCACGGCCCTCATGTCCATCATGCGGAGGGCGTTGCGGATTTCCGCCGCGGACGCCCGTACCGAACTCTTTCAACAACGCTCCCAGTTATTTTTAGTGGATCATGAACGAGGCAAAGAAATCGAGATTCGTTGCGGCTCGTTGGCCATTCCCCTAGGACGAACCGCGCCCAATGGGCATGTTGTGAATTCGGCGTTGTTATCGGGAGAGCAACTTACAGGATGCATCCCGGCACCGCTAACTCCCGACGGCCCCGCTATCCGCTGGCAACACTTTACCGCGATTTTGCAAGAGCAGGATTCGCGTCAATTTCAGGGGTGTTGGCAAAGCATCCCTCCGCGCGGGATCAGTGTCATTTCGGATATTGATGATACGATCAAAATCAGCCAAGTGACCGACCGGCGGCAGTTGCTGGCCAATACTTTTTTGCATCCCTTTCAGGCGGTCCCCGGCATGGCGGAGGTCTACGCCCGTTGGGCGGCGCGGGATGTGGCTTTTCATTATGTGTCAAGCAGTCCCTGGCAGTTATATCCCGTGCTAGAGGAATTTCGCTCCGAGCGCGGTTTTCCCCAGGGGTCGTGGCACTTGCGTTTTTTTCGGTTATCGGATCGTTCGGGGTGGAGCTTTTTGCGTTCACCGACCAAGTATAAGCAAGAGTTGATTACCGCGATCCTGCGGGACTTTCCCCAGCGGCGGTTTTTACTGGTGGGGGATTCGAGCGAGCAAGACCCGGAAATTTACGGCGCAGTGGCCCGCAAGTTTCCGGAGCAAGTGGAAAAGATCTGGATTCGCAATTCGCCAACCGCGCCGCGTCAAGCCATCCCCCCGGTCGATCCGGCGATGCGTTTCGCGGCGGCTTTTCACGGATTGCCCAGCGAACAGTGGAAGATTTTTCACGAAGCGGGGGAATTGCCAAAAGACCTTTGCGCCCCGGCCGCGACGGTGGGCTAA
- a CDS encoding zinc ABC transporter substrate-binding protein has protein sequence MLCTTQQAADLVKNVGGKHVRVEALFGPGVDPHTYRASTKDTRLLEQAELIVYNGLHLEGKMAEMLGKMSSMKPTLSLGDTIAGVAPEKMRHPPEFTDGIDPHLWFDVELWSLSIPPLVQKLGELRPAFKEEFAQQGQAYAAELGKLHAECKATLAAIPREQRILVTAHDAFGYFGAAYDVEVRGLQGISTASDVSIQHVNELVKLLVERKIKAIFVESSVAPENFRNVIAGCAAEGHTVVVGGELFSDAMGPADTPEGTYAGMIRHNLRLISTALK, from the coding sequence GTGCTCTGTACCACGCAACAGGCGGCGGATCTTGTCAAAAATGTGGGTGGGAAACATGTCCGCGTGGAGGCGCTCTTTGGGCCTGGGGTCGATCCGCACACCTACCGCGCCAGCACCAAGGATACTCGACTTTTAGAGCAAGCCGAATTGATTGTTTATAACGGGTTGCATCTGGAAGGCAAAATGGCCGAAATGTTGGGAAAAATGTCGAGCATGAAGCCAACATTGAGCCTCGGGGATACCATTGCCGGGGTGGCACCGGAAAAAATGCGTCATCCCCCGGAATTTACCGACGGTATCGATCCTCACCTGTGGTTTGATGTGGAACTATGGAGCCTGTCAATCCCGCCGCTGGTACAAAAGCTGGGCGAATTACGCCCCGCATTCAAGGAGGAATTTGCACAGCAGGGCCAGGCGTATGCCGCGGAATTAGGCAAATTGCACGCGGAGTGCAAAGCGACGCTGGCCGCCATTCCCCGCGAACAACGAATCCTGGTCACCGCGCATGACGCATTTGGATACTTTGGCGCGGCCTACGATGTCGAGGTTCGCGGCTTGCAAGGGATCAGCACCGCCAGCGATGTCAGCATTCAACATGTAAATGAATTGGTGAAATTGCTGGTCGAGCGTAAAATTAAAGCGATCTTCGTGGAAAGCAGCGTCGCGCCGGAAAATTTTCGCAACGTGATCGCCGGTTGTGCCGCGGAAGGTCATACGGTGGTCGTGGGAGGAGAGTTGTTCTCCGACGCGATGGGGCCCGCCGATACTCCCGAAGGCACCTATGCTGGCATGATTCGGCATAATTTGCGGCTGATTTCCACGGCTTTAAAGTAA